From the uncultured Methanomethylovorans sp. genome, the window CACCATGGCCAGTAGCCGCATATAGGGCAAAGAGGCTTAAATGCTCCAGTCTTGCAGATATAAGCTGCGGTATTGGAGGGCAGACAGTATATTTTGCAAGACAGTGTGAAATAGTGTATGCTATCGAAATTAGCCCTACGAAACTTGAGCTTGCCAGGAAGAACTGCAAACTTTTTGGTCTGGACAATGTAGAGTTCATTTGTGGAGACGCCCTCTCCCAAGACGTGATAGATCAAATACCTGAAGTTGATATTGTATTTTCGGACCCTGCAAGAGCAGCAGCAGAAAAAGAACGGGATATAGATAATCTAACTCCCCACATACCTAACGTATTGGCAGCATATTGCGGAAAAACGAGTAATTTCGCTTTTGAAGCACCTCCACAGCTATCCCCTGAGAGAATAACCTTTGATTGTGAATTAGAATATTTATCCCTTAATGGAGAATTGAACCGGCTGAACCTGTATTTTGGAAAGCTTAAGACTTGCAGCAGATCTGCAATGGCTTTGCCCGGAGCAGTGAAATTGTATACAAAATCTGAAAGTTTCAAAGAAACGGAGATGAATAGTGTAAGCAAGCCTGGGAAGTATCTGTATGAACCGGATCCCGCCGTAATAAAAGCTAAATTACTTCCAGAGCTTGTTGCAGAAATGCACAATCAAAATGTCGAACTATTCAAGATAGATGACAAACGTTTGATGCTGACATCAAATAATGCTGTGGAACATCCTATGATAAAAAATACATATAAAATCATTTTCAATGCAGAATTTATACCTGAAAACATCAACAAAGAGCTGAAAAAAAGAGGATATGGCAAAGTACTGCTAAGGACAGAGGTAGACCCTGCTAAATACTGGGATATTCGCAATAGGCTTGAAAGAAATCTTAAAGGAGAGAGAAAGGTCAATCTTTTCTCTAAAGGTATTGCATCTTATATCTGTGAAAAGATATAATAGATATCACTCTTTTCATTTTATTGCTCTCTTTTGCAAAGCAACGAGGCGGCGAGTGCGTTCAATCAGGTCTTTCCTGCTGAATGGCTTTGTAATGTAATCATCTGCTTTTAACACATGAATACCACGCATTTTGTCAAATTCCTGATTTTTAACTGTAATTATTGCTACAGGGATTTGAGGGTATTTTTCCTTTATTCTATGGAAGGTTTCCCAGCCATTCATCTCAGGCATCATCAAATCTAGTAGAATAGCATCAGGATCGACAGTATCCATAAGTTCCAAACATTCAATACCACTATGTGCACCTATAACATCGATCTTCTCATACCCTAATACCAGCTTTAACAAATCAATGGTGTCTGGTTCATCGTCTACTACCATTACTTTTGGACACATCCAAATAGCTCCAGAGAACTGAGAAGAGTGCGAGTATTTATCTAATGTGCGTCATGTATTTTGATGAAACATAAAACTTTGCCTTGATTACTCTTCTTCAACCCAACCATATCGACGCATGACCATCCGAATCCTGGCATTTACCTCGCGCTTGTCAAAAGGTTTTGCGATGTAATCATCAATACCGAGTTCCATGCCGCGCACCTTATCCTCTACAGCAGTCTTTGCTGAGATCATTATCACTGGGGTGGTAGCGGCTGTTGCGCTCTGTTTGAGATGTTCTACCACTTCATATCCATCCATATCAGGCATCATTATATCAAGAAGAATCAAATCAGGGCGCTCCTTCAATGTTGCTTTGATGGCTTGTTGCCCATTATATGCAACTACAAAATCATAAGGTTGACTTGCAAGCGAAAGCTGAAGAAGATCTGGTATATCCGGTTCATCATCGACAATTAGGATCTTCAAACGACCTCTCTTTAATTTCTTCTGTATGTATTCAAAGGAGAGTTTGCCTTCTTCAACCTGGAACCTCGCATCAAGTGTTTGCATTCCTATATCCGCATGGATCTCACCTATGCTCGTAAGTTCTACAATAACCTCAAAGAACGACTTGATTAGTGCTTCTGATTCAGCTTTGAGAGTATCTTTTCCTAGTATAGCAATAAGAGAACCATTTTTTTCTGAAACTTTTGAGCGGACGAAATTAATGAAGCTCTCTACAACTTGCATGTTATCAGTACCTAGCACTGTCATGCTATCAATAACTAACAGAGAGCCTGGAAACTTATCAAAGAGCTGCACGATATGAGATGCAATCTTTGTATGATCGGATGAAGAAGAGAAAAAGAGAACACCATCTGATGGTTCTTTTCCAGGAGGAAGTGAGTCAATAAACATGATACGCGTAGGATCGAAGTCGTACTTATATTCTTGGAACATACCTAGTACTTTATCTCTAGGGGTTTTTAGACAAAGCCATACTATTTTTTGTTGAGGATCACTTTGCAACAGATCAGAGACATAAAAATAAACAACACGCCCTACTGCAACATCTACGGGAGCAAGGAAAAGAACAGTTTTTGACCTGAGGCCTTCTTTGAAGACATGGATTATCTCGTGTGTCTCATCCGCATTCATCATATTTACCTTGTTTAAGATATTAACAATTATCTGTTCTGTTCTCATATTAAACTTTGGTACTCTATGCCGTTACACAATAAAATACTAGCATTAAAAATATAAACTATGAATATAATTTAAAGTATACTTTTCAGTGAAAACTGAGATTTAGGGCAAAACAATACAAAAGATATGATCAGTGGCACCCCAAGTATACTGATGTTCATAAGTAGTGAATTGTGTATAATAGATGTCCAGCAAGAAGAGTGGCCCTGCAAATTACAGGCCATATGAGCAGATTATTGCAAATAGATTTTTCGTAGTGGCGAGTATCATTTTTTTAATGGGGATGCTAGTTACTGCCTCTTATGCCATCCAGAATTATTCCATGGAGAAGCAAACCAAAGATAGTGTTATAGACATAGCAGAGGTTCTTGAAGGAGAATTTAGCCGATTATTACTAAAAAACGATACCAAAGAAATACAGAGTATAATTGAAATTATCTTGCTAAATGACAATGACATTGCCTATATTTATATTACAGATCAAAATGGAAATGCAGTTGCATGGACCAGATCAGAAAAAAACACCAATATTCAGAAGCAATTATATAATTCTCGGCTTTCTTTTATAAACCTACAGCCAAATTACAAAAATTACGAAATAACAAAGAATATAAAAGAGGGTACCTTGGGGACGATACATATTGGACTCCAAAAAAGAGATTATCTTGGATATGTAATTGACTCCCCCCGTATATTACTTAGTTACATACTAACTCTGATAATAACTATTTCGTTCATAGTTTACTCTGTAAAAACCGTCTTTTTCAGACCAATATGTTCTCTTAATAGAGGGCTTGAGGAATTAAGTAAAGGAAACTTCGATTACTTGCTGGAGATGAAAAATAACAAAGATTCATCTGAGTTTTCAGGTGCCTTCATTGAGATCGGAACAAA encodes:
- a CDS encoding methyltransferase translates to MVYAIEISPTKLELARKNCKLFGLDNVEFICGDALSQDVIDQIPEVDIVFSDPARAAAEKERDIDNLTPHIPNVLAAYCGKTSNFAFEAPPQLSPERITFDCELEYLSLNGELNRLNLYFGKLKTCSRSAMALPGAVKLYTKSESFKETEMNSVSKPGKYLYEPDPAVIKAKLLPELVAEMHNQNVELFKIDDKRLMLTSNNAVEHPMIKNTYKIIFNAEFIPENINKELKKRGYGKVLLRTEVDPAKYWDIRNRLERNLKGERKVNLFSKGIASYICEKI
- a CDS encoding response regulator, yielding MCPKVMVVDDEPDTIDLLKLVLGYEKIDVIGAHSGIECLELMDTVDPDAILLDLMMPEMNGWETFHRIKEKYPQIPVAIITVKNQEFDKMRGIHVLKADDYITKPFSRKDLIERTRRLVALQKRAIK
- a CDS encoding response regulator transcription factor, which produces MMNADETHEIIHVFKEGLRSKTVLFLAPVDVAVGRVVYFYVSDLLQSDPQQKIVWLCLKTPRDKVLGMFQEYKYDFDPTRIMFIDSLPPGKEPSDGVLFFSSSSDHTKIASHIVQLFDKFPGSLLVIDSMTVLGTDNMQVVESFINFVRSKVSEKNGSLIAILGKDTLKAESEALIKSFFEVIVELTSIGEIHADIGMQTLDARFQVEEGKLSFEYIQKKLKRGRLKILIVDDEPDIPDLLQLSLASQPYDFVVAYNGQQAIKATLKERPDLILLDIMMPDMDGYEVVEHLKQSATAATTPVIMISAKTAVEDKVRGMELGIDDYIAKPFDKREVNARIRMVMRRYGWVEEE